The Chrysemys picta bellii isolate R12L10 chromosome 12, ASM1138683v2, whole genome shotgun sequence genome has a segment encoding these proteins:
- the LOC135974892 gene encoding apolipoprotein M-like isoform X2, with translation MLQRTWSYLLYLYGALISALSPCTPPAPLPASGLDRDQYLGTWHFIAAAAATPAALETFAGTDGSVFHMGQGPQPQRLQLRAALRLKSGGCVPRSWIYLLNEGSTDLATEGRPGMRTELFSSKCPDTIIVQETDQDYQRILLYSRTPDLADECIEDFRSQAYCLDMEEFLLIPRSQDTCQFRDS, from the exons ATGCTCCAGCGCACGTGGTCCTACCTGCTGTACCTGTACGGGGCTCTGATCAGTGCCCTGAGCCCATgtaccccccccgccccgctgccaGCCAGCGGGCTGGACCGGGACCAG TACTTGGGCACCTGGCACTTCATCGCTGCAGCAGCTGCCACCCCTGCCGCCCTGGAGACCTTCGCGGGCACTGACGGCTCCGTCTTCCACATGGGGcagggcccccagccccagcgtctGCAGCTCCGCGCCGCCCTCCGCTT gaaATCAGGGGGCTGCGTGCCCAGATCATGGATTTATCTGCTTAACGAAGGGAGCACTGACCTGGCCACAGAAG GGCGGCCGGGGATGAGGACCGAGCTGTTCTCCAGCAAGTGTCCAGACACCATCATTGTCCAGGAAACCGACCAAGACTATCAAAGGATCCTGCTGTACT cccgCACCCCCGACCTGGCTGACGAGTGCATTGAGGATTTCCGGAGCCAAGCCTACTGCCTGGACATGGAAGAATTCCTGCTTATCCCCCGCAGCCAAG ACACCTGCCAGTTTCGGGATTCCTGA
- the C12H6orf47 gene encoding uncharacterized protein C6orf47 homolog — MSLNRAKAWLTRLRWWGREAGKEGGLTEAPRKSQWWGARRLLALIGWGRAGDPGPAPGQGLFSRVSQVPQYLSPHQPPADIPEHFQICFNFARHLFDLCVVTLLCACSPAFRLLLDILGFRGPLKVWLHGLATFLVTTYGMYLALWLVQKYLLQFACLYGFLQTLVLCVSIRAAEEEEEESGGGPGGLDPGGGAEAERTE, encoded by the coding sequence ATGTCCCTAAACAGAGCCAAGGCCTGGCTGACAAGACTCCGCTGGTGGGGGCGCGAGGCAGGAAAAGAGGGCGGGCTGACGGAGGCCCCCCGGAAATCGCAGTGGTGGGGCGCCCGGCGCCTCCTGGCTCTGATCGGATGGGGCCGCGCCGGGGATCCGGGCCCTGCCCCGGGACAGGGCCTCTTCTCTAGGGTCTCCCAGGTCCCTCAGTATCTGTCCCCCCACCAGCCGCCGGCCGACATCCCGGAGCATTTCCAGATCTGTTTCAACTTCGCCCGGCACCTCTTCGACCTCTGCGTGGTGACTCTGCTCTGTGCCTGCTCCCCGGCTTTCCGGCTGCTCCTggacattttggggttcagggggCCCCTGAAAGTCTGGCTCCACGGGCTGGCCACCTTCCTTGTCACCACCTACGGGATGTACCTGGCCCTGTGGCTGGTCCAGAAATACCTGCTGCAGTTTGCCTGCCTCTACGGCTTCCTGCAGACGCTGGTGCTGTGCGTGAGCATCCGGGCcgccgaggaggaggaggaggagagcgggGGCGGCCCGGGGGGACTGGACCCCGGCGGTGGGGCAGAGGCAGAGAGGACGGAGTGA
- the LOC135974892 gene encoding apolipoprotein M-like isoform X1, producing the protein MLQRTWSYLLYLYGALISALSPCTPPAPLPASGLDRDQFPRQYLGTWHFIAAAAATPAALETFAGTDGSVFHMGQGPQPQRLQLRAALRLKSGGCVPRSWIYLLNEGSTDLATEGRPGMRTELFSSKCPDTIIVQETDQDYQRILLYSRTPDLADECIEDFRSQAYCLDMEEFLLIPRSQDTCQFRDS; encoded by the exons ATGCTCCAGCGCACGTGGTCCTACCTGCTGTACCTGTACGGGGCTCTGATCAGTGCCCTGAGCCCATgtaccccccccgccccgctgccaGCCAGCGGGCTGGACCGGGACCAG TTCCCCCGGCAGTACTTGGGCACCTGGCACTTCATCGCTGCAGCAGCTGCCACCCCTGCCGCCCTGGAGACCTTCGCGGGCACTGACGGCTCCGTCTTCCACATGGGGcagggcccccagccccagcgtctGCAGCTCCGCGCCGCCCTCCGCTT gaaATCAGGGGGCTGCGTGCCCAGATCATGGATTTATCTGCTTAACGAAGGGAGCACTGACCTGGCCACAGAAG GGCGGCCGGGGATGAGGACCGAGCTGTTCTCCAGCAAGTGTCCAGACACCATCATTGTCCAGGAAACCGACCAAGACTATCAAAGGATCCTGCTGTACT cccgCACCCCCGACCTGGCTGACGAGTGCATTGAGGATTTCCGGAGCCAAGCCTACTGCCTGGACATGGAAGAATTCCTGCTTATCCCCCGCAGCCAAG ACACCTGCCAGTTTCGGGATTCCTGA